In the Candidatus Hydrogenedentota bacterium genome, AGCTCGAAGCCCTCCTGCTTATACTCGAGCAGGGGGTCTTTCTGTCCGAAAGCGCGCAGCCGCACGGACTCGCGCAGGTAGTCCATCTCGTACAGATGCTTGATCCAGAGATCGTCCACCGTCCGCAGCAGCACCATGAGCTCCAGATCATGGATGCGCTTCCGCGCGATTTTCGCAAAGTCTATGTGCGAGTCGTCGCCGCCCACCTGCGCCCGGTAGTGCCGGCGGATGGACTCCGCCAGGGCGTCCACACGCCCCCGGTACTCCGCCACCGCCTGGTCCAGCAGGTATTCGGGAAGGGACTGGGGAATCTCCTCGTCCGCGGGCTGCTCAAAAGAGAACTCCATGGCGAAGTGGTTGCGCAGGGTCCGCGCCAGCGCGTCGAGGTCCCAATCGTCCGGGGCGAGATTCTCCGGCGCGTGCTCGTCCACGGCGTCGGCGATGATGTTCTCGAACATCTCCTCCAGCCGCCCCGTCACGTCCCGGTCCTCGAGCACCTCGCGGCGCAGCGCGTAGATGTACTTGCGCTGCTTGTCCATCACCAGGTCATAGTCGAGCAGGTGCTTGCGGATTTCAAAGTTGTGCATCTCCACCTGGCGCTGGGCGCGCTCAATGGAGCGGGAGACCATCCGCTGGCTCAGGGGCTCGTCGTCCATCTCCTGGTTCTCGCTTCCGAAGAAGGCGAGCATCCGCTTCACCTTGTCCCCGCCGAAGAGCCGCGCCACCTCGTCCTCGAGGCTGACATAGAACCGCGTCGTGCCCGGGTCGCCCTGGCGGCCGCAGCGGCCCCGGAGCTGGTTGTCAATCCGGCGCGACTCGTGGCGCTCCGTGCCGAAGATGTAGAGCCCGCCCAGCTCGCGCACGCCCTCCGCCAGCTTGATGTCCGTGCCGCGGCCGGCCATGTTGGTCGCGATGGTGACGGCGCCCCGCTTGCCCGCGTTCGCCACAATCGCCGCCTCGCGCTCGTGGTGCTTCGCGTTCAGCACCTGGTAGTCCGTCACGCCCGCCTCCTCCAGGAGCCCCGCCACCACCTCGGACTTCTCGATGGACACGGTGCCCACCAGTATGGGGCGGCCCTCCCCTCTGACGCGCGCAATCTCCTTCGCCACATACTTGAACTTGCCCAGCTCCGTCGCGAAGATGAGGTCTGTGAGGTCCTGGCGGACCATCGGCAGGTTCGTCGGGATTTGCGTCACCTCCAGCGAGTAGGTCTTCTCGAACTCCACCGCCTCCGTCAGCGCCGTGCCCGTCATGCCCGCCAGCTTGTTGTACAGCCGGAAATAGTTCTGGTAGGTGATGGTGGCCACCGTCTGCGACTCGAAGCGGATGGGCACCCGCTCCTTGGCCTCGACGGCCTGGTGCAGCCCGTCGGACCAGCGGCGGCCCGTCATCACGCGGCCCGTGAACTCGTCCACGATCAGCACCTCGCCGTCGCGCACGATGTACTCGTCGTCCCGCTTGAAGAACTCGTGGGCCTTCAGGGACTGCTCGATGATGTGGACCAGGCCGATGGTGTCGGTGGCGTAGAGGTCCTCCACGCCGAGCAGCCGCTCGCACGCCTCCATCCCCTCGTCCGTGAGGATGATGGAATGCTGCTTCTCGTCCACCGTGAAGTGCTCGTCCTGCCGGAGGCGCCGCACCACCTCGTCCACCTTCACATAAATCTCGCTGCTCTTCTCCGGGCGGCCCGAGATGATCAGCGGCGTGCGCGCCTCGTCAATCAGAATCGAGTCCACCTCGTCCACGATGGCGTAGTTTAGCCCGCGCTGCACCCGGTGGTCCGGGTGTTTGGCCATGTTGTCGCGCAGGTAGTCGAAGCCGAACTCGCTGTTCGTGCCGTAGGTGATGTCGGCCCGGTAGCCCACCTGCCGCTCGAAGGTGTCCATGTCGTGCTGGATGAGCCCCGTCGTCAGGCCGAGGAACTGGTAGATGCCGCCCATCCACTCCGCGTCGCGGCGGGCCAGGTAGTCGTTCACGGTGACCAGGTGCACCCCGCGCCCCGTGAGCGCGTTCAGGTACACCGGCAGGATGGCCACCAGGGTCTTGCCCTCGCCCGTCACCATTTCGGCGATGCCGCCCCGGTGCAGGACGGTCCCGCCGATGATCTGCACGTCGAAGGGGCGCAGGCCCGCCACCCGCTTCGCGGCCTCCCGCGCCACGGCGAAGGCCTCGGGGAGCAGGCTGTCCAGGGACTCTCCCCGCTCCAGGCGCTCCTTGAAAATGCCCGTCTGCGCGCGCAGCTCCGCATTACCCATGGCGCTCACGCGCCGTTCCCGGGCGCGAACGGCCTCACAGGCGGGCATCAGCCGTTTCACTTCACGCTCGGCGCTCGTGCCGAAAATGGCCGTCAACAGTTTGGTGAACAAATCAGGCACTGCTCCATGCGGCCGGAAACGGCCGCGGCGATGATAACAAAGGGGGTCATAACATGTCTATCCGGCGGGGTTTGCGCGGCCCCGGCGACCGTCTGTCAGGCCTTGAAAGTTTCCTTCATGGTC is a window encoding:
- the secA gene encoding preprotein translocase subunit SecA — its product is MPACEAVRARERRVSAMGNAELRAQTGIFKERLERGESLDSLLPEAFAVAREAAKRVAGLRPFDVQIIGGTVLHRGGIAEMVTGEGKTLVAILPVYLNALTGRGVHLVTVNDYLARRDAEWMGGIYQFLGLTTGLIQHDMDTFERQVGYRADITYGTNSEFGFDYLRDNMAKHPDHRVQRGLNYAIVDEVDSILIDEARTPLIISGRPEKSSEIYVKVDEVVRRLRQDEHFTVDEKQHSIILTDEGMEACERLLGVEDLYATDTIGLVHIIEQSLKAHEFFKRDDEYIVRDGEVLIVDEFTGRVMTGRRWSDGLHQAVEAKERVPIRFESQTVATITYQNYFRLYNKLAGMTGTALTEAVEFEKTYSLEVTQIPTNLPMVRQDLTDLIFATELGKFKYVAKEIARVRGEGRPILVGTVSIEKSEVVAGLLEEAGVTDYQVLNAKHHEREAAIVANAGKRGAVTIATNMAGRGTDIKLAEGVRELGGLYIFGTERHESRRIDNQLRGRCGRQGDPGTTRFYVSLEDEVARLFGGDKVKRMLAFFGSENQEMDDEPLSQRMVSRSIERAQRQVEMHNFEIRKHLLDYDLVMDKQRKYIYALRREVLEDRDVTGRLEEMFENIIADAVDEHAPENLAPDDWDLDALARTLRNHFAMEFSFEQPADEEIPQSLPEYLLDQAVAEYRGRVDALAESIRRHYRAQVGGDDSHIDFAKIARKRIHDLELMVLLRTVDDLWIKHLYEMDYLRESVRLRAFGQKDPLLEYKQEGFELFQEMIRSLEENVTQMLFRLTDPEQQGRTPAMGRQGAADPFSQLGEYRYVAADKESDSSFASFDTSRFTLGGKPRHGGGGGEGEEPDAPPKPKPIRVAEKAGPNDPCPCGSGKKYKKCCGRLNL